Within Corynebacterium timonense, the genomic segment CGCCATCGCCGTGGAAAAGGGGGAGGCCTTCGAGGACTTCGCGGCCTCTGAGTACGCCTCCGGCGAGTTCTTCGACCGCTACGACCCGGCGGACTTCCAGCCGAAGACGGAGAAGGTCAAGGCGCTGTTTGAGAAGTCTTCGGCGGCCGTGCCGACGGCGCAGGAGTGGGAGCAGCTGAAAGCCGACGTCGCCCGCGACGGCATCTACAACCGGTACCTCCAGGCCGTGCCGCCGACCGGTTCGATCTCGTACATCAACAACTCGACCTCCTCGATCCACCCGATCGCCTCAAAGATCGAGATCCGCAAGGAGGGCAAGATCGGCCGCGTCTACTACCCGGCGCCCCACATGGACAACGAGAACATCGACTACTTCAAGGACGCCTACGAGATCGGCTACGAGAAGATCATCGATACCTACGCTGTGGCCACGAAGTACGTCGACCAGGGCCTGTCGCTGACGCTGTTCTTCAAGGACACCGTGACCACCCGCGACATCAACCGGGCCCAGATCTACGCGTGGCGCAACGGCATCAAGTCGCTGTACTACATCCGCCTGCGCCAGATGGCCCTCGAGGGCACGGAGATCGAAGGCTGCGTCTCCTGCATGCTCTAGGGCATGCTTAGCGACGCCCCGCGGGCCATCCCCCGAAGATCGTGTCTTCGAAGTCGTGCATGACCGTGCGCGACGCCCGCTCCGCAGCTTCGCGGTCGCCGGCGACAATCGCGTGGGCGACCTCGGCGTGTGCCTCGCGAGAGGCGTGGGAGGGGATCACCGGTAGGTCCCCGTAGACGGTGCGCGCTTCGAGCTGGGTCAGGACCGACGCCGCCAGCGCGGCGAACATCCGGTTGCCTGAGGCCTCGAGGACGAGCGTGTGGAAGCGCTTGTCGAGGTCAAGGTACATGGAGCGGACGAGGTCGGTGTCGGAGTCCGGGCGGGCAGCCAGCTCCTCCATCTTCTCCGCAAGCTCCGTCAGCTCCCGGGACTGCTCCACCGTGGCGTTGCGGGTCGCGATGCCCGCCGCCAGCGGTTCGACTGCGTACCGTAGCTGATTGAGCTCGAACAGCTGGCGCGAACGCTGGTTGCTCGCCGACCAGCGCCATTTGATCACCGCCTGGTCGAACACAGCCCACTCGCTTTCCGGCAGCACCCGGATACCCACGCGGCGCGAGGAAGTGACGAGACCGAGCTGCTCCAGGGCCCGCATGACCTCCCGCGCCACCGTGCGGGAGATGTTAAAGCGAGTGGACAGGTCGAGGAGAGTGAACGTTTCGTCCTCCCCAATCCGGCCGGAGACAATTTCCTGCCCAAGCTGGTCCAAAACAGTATCTAGCAGGGGCGGTACGCCGCCCCGGGGAGCACGCGACAGGGCCACGGGTACACCTCGTTTCTTCTATTCAAGCGTTTGGTTGTCTTTAAGGTTAACCCGGGTTCTGTTAAAAAGTTGCGTAAGTATCCCTTTTGCTCACTTTCGAGGGAGGGCGCCTCGCGGCGCGTACTAAGATGGGCCGCGTGATTGAGCACGAAGAGCACGAATACGACCCCTTCCTCGCCTCCCACCCTGGCCCCGCCAGGGCTATCAATTGGAACGATATCCCTGATGAGAAGGACCTCGAGGTCTGGGACAGGCTGACCGGCAATTTCTGGTTGCCCGAGAAAATCCCAGTGTCGAACGACATCCCGAGCTGGAAGACGCTCACCGCGGACGAGAAGCTCTCGACCATGCGTGTCTTTGCCAACCTCACGCTCTTGGACACGATTCAGGGCACCGTGGGTGCGGTGTCGCTGCTGCCGGACGCGATGACCCTGCACGAGGAGGCCGTGTACACCAACATCGCTTTCATGGAGTCCGTGCACGCGAAGAGCTACTCCAACATCTTCATGACGCTCGCCTCGACGCCCGAGATTAACGACGCCTTCCGCTGGACCGAAGAAAACGCGGAGGTGCAGCGCAAGGCGAAGATCATCGAGAGCTACTACCGTGGCGACGACCCGCTGAAGAAGAAGGTCGCGTCCACACTGTTGGAGTCGTTCCTCTTCTACTCCGGCTTTTACTTGCCTCTGAACTGGGCCGTGCGTTCCAAGCTCACCAACACCGCCGACATTATTCGGCTGATCATCCGCGACGAGGCGGTGCACGGCTACTACATCGGGTACAAGTACCAGGTGAACCTTCGCCGCGAGACGCAGCAGCGCAAGGACGAGCTGAAGGAATACACCTTCGACCTGCTCTACGACCTGTACGAGAACGAGATTCAGTACACCGAGGACATCTACGACCCGCTCGGCTGGACGGAGGACGTGAAGCGCTTCCTGCGCTACAACGCCAACAAGGCGCTCAACAACCTCGGCTACGAAGGTCTCTTCCCGGCCGACGAGACGAGGGTGTCGCCCGCGATCCTGGCGTCCCTGTCGCCGAACGCGGACGAAAACCACGACTTCTTTTCCGGGTCGGGCTCCTCCTACGTCATCGGCAAGGCCGAGGACACCCAGGACGACGACTGGGATTTCTAGATCCCCGCTCGCGTCCGCGCCTGGCGGACGGTCGACCACGAAGGGGGTAAACCGGCGCCGCGGGCGCCGCAGCTAGCCGGGGCAGCCAGCGCGCGCGCCGGGCACGGCCCCCCGTTTGTTGCCCCCGGGGTCTACACTCATGTCTGGAGCTCGCCTGTAAAGGCTGGCAATTCAATGTGCCGATCGCTTATGATGAGTCGGTATCAGTTGGGGCGCGCCCTCCTTCGCCGCCGCTAGGTGCCGGAGGCTGACGTGCCGTTAGTCAGGAGGAACACATGACCGCTGTGGCGCCTAGGTTGGACAATTACGTCCCGCCGACACGTCCGGAGCCGACGGGCAACGCCCGCAAAGGCTCCAAACTTTACAATCTGCTGACCACGACTGACCACAAGACGCTGGGCATTTACTACATCATCATGTCCTTCGTCTGGTTCTTCGTTGGTGGCCTGATGGCCCTGCTGATCCGCGCCGAGCTGTTCAGCCCGGGCCTGCAATTTTTGTCCAACGAGCAGTTCAACCAGCTGTTCACCTTGCACGGCACCGTCATGCTGCTGGCGTTCGGCACGCCAGTGGTGTGGGGCTACGCCAACTTCGTCCTGCCGCTGCAGATCGGCGCGCCCGATGTGTCCTTCCCCCGCCTGAACGCCTTTGGCTTCTGGATCACCCAGGTGGGCGTGCTCGCGATGCTCGCCGGCTTCCTCACCCCGGGTGGTGCCGCCGACTTCGGGTGGACGATGTACATGCCGCTGGCGGACGCCACGCACACGCCGTCCGTCTCGGCGAACCTGTGGATCATCGGTGTGGGTGCGACCGGTATCGGCACCGTCGCCTCCGCGATCAACATGATCACCACCGTGCTGACGCTGCGCGCCCCAGGCATGACCATGTTCCGCATGCCGGTGTTCACGTGGACCGTCTTCGTCACGTCGATCATCGCCCTGATGATCTTCCCGCTGCTGCTCGCCGCGGCGCTCGGCGTCCTCTACGACCGCCTGCTCGGCGCCCACATCTACGACACCGCGAACGGCGGCGCGATCCTGTGGCAGCACCTGTTCTGGTTCTTTGGCCACCCTGAGGTCTACGTCCTCGCACTGCCGTTCTTTGGCATGATCTCGGAGATCATCCCGGTGTTCTCCCGCAAGCCGATCTTCGGCTACATCGGCCTCGTCTTCGCCACCCTGGCGATCGCCGGCCTGTCCATGGCGGTGTGGGCGCACCACATGTTCGCCACCGGCGCAGTCCTGCTGCCGTTCTTCTCCTTCATGACCTTCCTTATCTCCGTGCCGACCGGCGTGAAGTTCTTCAACTGGGTGGGCACGATGTGGAACGGCCACCTCACCTTCGAGACCCCGATGCTGTGGGCGATGGGCTTCCTGTTCACCTTCCTCTTCGGCGGCCTCACCGGCATCATGCTGGCCGCCCCGCCGCTGGACTTCCACCTGCACGACTCCTACTTCGTGGTCGCGCACTTCCACTACACGCTCTTCGGCACCGTGGTGTTCTCCGCAATCGCCGGCGTGTACTTCTGGTTCCCGAAGATGACGGGCCGCATGCTCGACGAGCGCCTAGGCAAGATCCACTTCTGGTTCACGTTTATCGGCTTTAACGTCACCTTCTTGGTCCAGCACTGGCTGGGCAACATGGGCATGCCGCGCCGCTACGCCGACTACCTCGACAGCGACGGCTTCACCCTGCTCAACCAGGTGTCCACCGTCGGGTCGTTCATCCTGGCCGTCGGCATGCTGCCGTTCATCTGGAACGTGTTCAAGTCCTGGCGCTACGGCGAGATCGTCACCGTCGACGACCCCTGGGGCTACGGCAACTCCCTCGAGTGGGCGACCTCCTGCCCGCCGCCGCGCCACAACTTCACGTCGCTGCCCCGCATCCGGTCCGAGCGCCCGGCCTTCGAGCTGCACTACCCGCACATGGTCGAGCGCCTGCGCCGCGAGGCGCACGCCGGTCACTCGGCGGACACCCCGGCGACGTGGAAGGGCGAGTCCCATGAGTTCGACTCCTCCGGCAACCGCACGGAGGCCGAGAGCAACGCGCAGGACCTGCGCGGCTAGCCCAGCTGTGTTTTCCTGACGCGCACGACGCCCCCCACCGCAGCGGTGGGGGGCGTCGTGCGCGTGGGGTAGGATTCCCACACATGACCGCGTTCGAAGTCGAGCTGCAGGACGGGCTGAAACATGCCGTCGTCTCCACCACGGGGCCGGACCGGCCCGGCGTCTCCGCGGCGTTTTTCCGAGTACTTGCGCGCCACGGCGTCCAACTCCTCGACGTGTCGCAGGTCGACTTCCGCGGCCGCCTCATGCTCGCCGCCTTCGTCGGTATGGACCCGCTGACGCTGACGGACGTCGAGCGTGAGCTGCGTGCCGCGCTGTGGGAGTACGGCCAGCGGGTGACCATCGAGACGGGGGCGGAGCTACGCTCCGTGTCCCGGCCCCGCTCCACCCACGTCCTCGTCGCGCTGGGCAACCCCGTCACGGCCGGGCAAGTCTCGCGCGTTGGGCAGGCACTCGCTGGCTACGGCGCGAACATCGACCGGATCCGCGGGATCTCGGACTACCCGGTGACAGGCCTGGAGTTCCGCGTCACCGTGCCCGACTACCGGCCGGGCGACGGTAAGCAGATCCGCGAGACCCTCGCCGAGCTGTCCGCCGAGGAAGGCATCGATTTGGCCATCGAGCACTCCGGTCTGCACCGCCGCGCGAAGCGCCTCGTCTGCTTCGACTGTGACTCGACGTTGATCACTGGCGAGGTCATCGAGATGCTCGCGGCGCACGCCGGCAAGGAAGCGGAGGTCGCGGCGGTGACCGAACGCGCCATGCGCGGGGAGCTCGACTTCGAGCAGTCGCTGCGCGAGCGCGTGGCCACGCTCGCGGGCCTCGACGCTTCGGTGATCAACGCGGTCGCCGCCGACATCATGCTCACCCCGGGGGCGCGCACGACGATTCGCACGCTGAACTCCCTGGGCTACCGCACGGCGGTGGTCTCCGGCGGGTTCATCCAGGTGCTCGAGGGTTTGGCCGAGGAGCTCGAGCTCGACTACGTGCAGGCCAACACGCTGGAGATCGTGGACGGTAGGCTCACGGGCCGGGTGGTCGGGGAGGTCGTCGATAGGCAGGCAAAGGCGCGGCTGTTGGAGTAATTCGCCGGAGATTCGGGGCTCACGATGGCCCAGACGGTGGCCGTCGGCGACGGCGCGAACGACATCGACATGCTGTCCGTCGCCGGGCTCGGCATCGCGTTCAACGCCAAGCCCGCGCTCAAGGAGGTGGCGGACGCCTCGGTCAACCACCCGTTCTTGGACTCGGTGCTCTACATGCTGGGCATCCCGCGCGAGGAGATCGACGAGGCTGAGGAAGCCGCCGGCCGCGCCGGCCGGGTGCCGCTGCGCTGATGGATACGCTTGCCGCGGCCCACGAGCTTCTGGTCACGCGCCTTTCCGCCGAGCGCAGCGGGCCCAGAGAAGACCCGGCGGACCCCTCGACGGTGCAGGCGATGCAGCTGGTGATCAACCTGCCCAAACAGGACCCGCCGACGCGGTCGGCGGTGCTGGGTGACGCCGCGGTGGGCGTCGTCACGCTGTGCCTCGACCCGCGGGCGGGCGAGGAGGGCTTCTGGCGCGACGCGCTCGAGCGCTGGTACTCGCACCGCATCCGCAAGGTCGCGCGGCGCGGCCGCAATAAGGCGTGGGCTGACGTGCAGTCGCTGCCCGGGGTGACCGTGGGCAGCGTGCGCGCCTTCGTGCCCTCGGCGGTGGGCGAGGTGCCGAAGGAACTGAGAAAGCTGCAGGTCAAGGGCACGGAGCTTGAGCCTTCGGGGCCGTTGCGCGTCAGCGCCGCCCTGCCCACCCTCTACATGAACGCCGACCTGCACATGAGCGCCGGCAAGGCGGCCGCGCAGGCTGGCCACGCCTCGATGCTGATGGCGGCGGCACTTCCGCTGGAGCGGGTGCGCGACTGGCAGGGGAGCGGCTACGGCGTCAACGTCGTCGAGGCGCCCGCCGCGGAGCTGGAACGCCGGAGCGAGCAGGCGGGGGCCGTGGTGGTGCGCGACGCGGGGTTTACCGAGGTCGCGCCCGGGTCGGTGACCGCGGTGGCGGTGCCGGGCGCTAGCGCGGAGCCACGAGGCGCCGCAGCGCCCCGCGGATGACTTCGGGGTCGGTGGTCTGCCAGAAGTCGGGCAGTGAGCGGCGCAGGAAGGAGCCGTAGCGCTTGGTCACCAGCCTGTTGTCGAGCACGGCGACGACGCCCTTGTCGTCGACGGAGCGCAGCAGGCGGCCGGCGCCCTGCGCCATGAGCAGGGCTGCGTGGGTGGCGGAGACCTCCATGAAGCCGCTCCGCCCAGCTGCGTCGGCGGCCGCGGCGCGCGCCTGCAAGAGCGGGTCGTCGGGGCGGGGGAACGGGATCCTGTCGATGATGACGAGCGAGAGCGAGGGCCCCGGCACGTCGACCCCTTGCCAGAGCGTGAGGGTGCCAAAAAGGCAGACGTTCTCGCTGGCGGCGAACTTATCCACGAGGGCGCCGGTGGAGTCTTCGCCCTGGACCAAGACCGTAAACGGCAGGCGCTTCTTCATCGCCTCGGCGGCCTCCTCGGCGGCGCGGCGCGAGGAAAACAGGCCGAGGGTGCGCCCGCCGGCGGCGGTGATGAGCTCGGCGATTTCGTCGAGCGTCTGCGCAGCCAGCCCGTCGCGGCCGGGGGCGGGCAGGTGGCGGGCGGTGTAGAGGATGCCGGAGCGGCGCGGGTTGAAAGGTGTGCCGGCATCAAGGGAATCCCAGGTGCCGTCGGGGAGGCCCCATGCGGCGGCCATGGCGTTGAAGTTGCCGCCGATGCTCAACGTGGCGGAGGTGAGCACGACGGTCTGCTCGGAAAAGAGGCGCTCGCGCAGCAGCGCGGCGACTGACAGAGGGGCCACGGCCACGGAGTCGCCGTGGCGCTCTGAGCGCGTCAGCCACACCACGTCGGTGTGTTTGGCGGGGTCCTCCTCGTCGAAAACCTCGAGAATGCGCACGACGGCGTCGTGCAGGTCTTCGAGGTGGTTCTTCAGGTTTTCGCGCTCGGCGAAGGCTTCTGGGTGGTCGGTGGCCTCGCCGTCGGGGCCGGTCGCGATGGCGTCGCGGGTGCGCCACAGCGCGTCGCGCACGGCGACGAATCCGGTGCGCGCGGAGTCCGAGATGTTTTCCCAGCGCCCCGGCTCTTCGAGGTCGATTGCGGCGGTGAAGTCGTCGATGACGCCCTCGAGCGCGCCCTTCGTGGCCCCGAGCTTGTCTGCGCGTCTCGACGCCAGAGTCAGCGCTCGCGCCGAAATCTCGCTGGTTGCCACCGAGGTGATGCGGCCGTCGAGCTCGTGCGCCTCGTCGATGACGGTGACGGAGTGGGAGGGAAGGACGTCGGTGTCGGACAGGGCGTCGATGGCAAGTAGCGCGTGGTTGGTCACCACGATGTCCACGCCGCGGGTGCGCTCGCGGGCGAGCTCGGCGAAGCACTCCTCGCCGTGCGGGCAGCGCGTGGCGCCGAGGCACTCGGTGGAGGTGACAGAGACCTGCCGCCAGGCCAGGTCGGGCACCCCGGGGTCGAGGTCGTCGCGGTCGCCCGTCGCGGTCTCCTGCGCCCACTCGTTGACGCGTGCGACGTGGCGGCCGAGCCACGAGATGTCGTCCTCCTCGATGAGCGCCTCCGGGGTATCCTCCGGCGCGGAGATTTTGTGCAGGCAGACGTAGTTGTTGCGTCCCTTTTGGATGGCAAACGTCGGGCGGCGCTCGAGGAGCGGCTCGAGGGCGTCGGCAAGCCGCGGCAGGTCGCGCTCGACGAGCTGGCGCTGCAGCGCGATCGTGGCCGTGGACACGACGACGGGGGAGTCGGTGGCCTGGGCGTGGCGGATGGCGGGGACGAGGTAGGCGAGGGATTTGCCGGTGCCGGTGCCCGCCTGGACCGCGAGGTGCCGCTCCGCGTCCATCGCCTCCGTGACCGCGTTGGCCATGGCCACCTGGCCCGGGCGTTCGGTGCCGCCGAGGGAGTCGACGGCGGCCGCCAAGAGGTCGGACGTGCTGATGCTGAGGGGCTGCTCACTCACAGGCCCATCCTAGAGGGCTTAGTCCTCCGGCTCCGGGAAGCCCACGAAATGGGTGGCGATGGCCGGTTCGTCGCGCGAGAGCGCCAGACCCTCCCATGGCAGCGTGGTGCGCGCCTCGGCGAGGTGCTCGCGAGCGGCGTCGAGGCCGCCGAGGCCCTCGACGACCGCGCCGTCGCGCATGAGGGGGATGTCCATTCGCCGGTACTCGAGGCCGGGCCGCTGCGTGATCTGAGAATCGAACGGGCAGACGAGCTCGCTGACGGCCACGCCCGAGCTGCGGTACGCGCGCAGCGCGCTCTTCGTGCCGCCGTAGGTGATTTTGCCGCTTGAGCGCTTAGCGACGGGGTGCCCCTCCACCTCGACGAGCTTGTACACCATCCCCGCGGTCGGCGAGCCGGAGCCGGTCACCACCGAGGTGCCGACGCCGAAGCCGTCGACGGGGTCGCCGCGCAGCCCCGCGATGGCGAACTCGTCGAGGTCGGAGGAGACGATGATCTTGGTGTTGTAGGCGCCCGCCTGGTCGAGCTGGCTGCGCACCCGTCGGGAGACGATGCCGAGGTCGCCTGAGTCGATGCGCACGGCGCCGAGCTCGGTTCCTGCGGCCTCGAGGGCGTTGGCCACCCCCTGGGTGATGTCGAAGGTGTCCACCAGCAGCGTCGTGCCCGGGCCGAGGGAGTCAACCTGGGCGCGGAAGGCGGCCTTCTCGTCGGGCGTCCCGTCCTCGTCGACGTGGAGGAGCATCCAGGCGTGCGCCGCCGTGCCGGCGGGCGGGATGCCGTAGCGCGTCGCCGCCTCCATGTTGGAGGTGGTGTCGAAGCCGGCGATGTAGGCCGCTCGGGCGGCGGAAACCGCGGCGCTTTCGTTGGTGCGGCGCGAGCCCATCTCCATGATCGGGCGCCCGTCCGCGGCGGTGACCATGCGCGAGGCGGCGGAGGCGACCGCGGAGTCGGAGTTAAGGATCGACAGGATGATCGTTTCCAGGATCACGCATTCGGCGAAGGTGCCGCGCACCGTCATGATCGGGGAGTAGGGGAAATACAGCTCGCCCTCCCGGTAGCCGTCGATGTGCCCGGAAAACGAGTAGTTGGAAAGGTAATCCTTCGCCGTGTCGGAGAGGAAGTCGGCGGCCTCGAGCTGCTCCCGGGTAAAGCGGAAGCGTGAGAGCGCCTCGAGGATGCGCGCGGTACCCGCGACAACGCCGTAGCGCCGCTCGCCGGGCAGTTTGCGCGAAAACACTTCAAAGGAGCACTGGCGCTGCGCGGTGCCGTCCTGCAACGCCGCGTCGAGCATGGTCAGCTCGTACATATCTGTGAGGAAGGCGGTGGAGGCGTGCGAGTGTGAGGTGGGATTCGTCATGGCATCCCACGTTACTCGCAGCATGGCCGGCACGGCGCCCGCCGTTATCGGTGCGTAAATCCCGTGCTGCGGCCGAAGAGTGCCTGTGGGTAGGGTGGACACCATGATTCCTTCACTCGCTTCCGGCTCCCACCCGGCGGCTGCGCGCGCCATGGGCTCCTCGACGGCGACGCCTGACCTCGACGAACAGATCGAGGTCGACGTCGCTGTCGCTGAGAACCTGCCGTGGATGTGCATCGTGTGGGACGACCCCGTCAACCTCATGAGCTACGTCGCCTACGTTTTCCAAACCGTGCTGGGCTACGACCGCAAGCGCGCCAACGAGCTCATGATGCAGGTCCACACCGAGGGCAAGGCCGTCGTCTCCTCGGGCGAGAAGGACAAGGTCGAGGGCGACGTGAAAAAGCTGCACACGGCTGGATTGTGGGCCACGATGCAGCAGGCAGGCTAAAAACCGGGGGAACCCGGGTAACGAGAGGGGACGTGGCAACACATGCAACCGTGGCGCCGTAAGAAAGGCCTCATGCGCTCGAACGCAAAGTTCTCGACGCGCTTCGACCCGCTCGAGCGGGAGGTGATTGGCAACCTCACCGCGACCGTCTCGGAGGCGCTGATCGGCCGCGCCCAGTCCGCGCCGAAAGACGAGCTCGCCGAGATGGTGGGCCTCACCTCCGGCCACTCCGAGGCGCCCGCGGATCCGAAGCTGCGCCGCCTTCTCCCCGACTTCCAACGCGAGGGCGACGAGGAGTTCGACGGTGACGCGGGCCTACTGCGCAGCCTGCACGAAAACGACATCATCAAGGCGAAGTTGATGAACCTGCAGGTGGTCAACGAGGCACTCGGCCCCACGGGCGGCGTCGACGTGACGATCGAGGAGGACGACGCGCACTGCTTCCTCGCCGCCATCAACGATATGCGCCTGTACGTCTCCGAGGACGACGAGGGCGGAGAGGCCGCGCAGCAGGACCGCGAGCAGTTGATCGAGTGGCTCGCCTTCTGCCAGGAGTCCCTACTGGAGGCGATGATGGGCTGATCGGTGAGGGTCGGCCCTGTTCGTGGACGAAAGTTCCCCAGCGGGCTTTCGTTTTTTTGTGTGCCGATTATGGACACAACGTTCCGGAACGTTTCGTATGAAACGCATGGGGAGGCCACGGACGTTCAACGAAGCAGAGGTTCTCGCGGACGCTGCCCGATTGTTCGGCCAGTGCGGGTTCGCCGGGGTGTAGGTGGACACCGTCCTGTCCCGGCTCGGGCTTAACCGGTCCAGCTTGTACACGATTTTCGGCTCGAAGCACGGGCTGCTGCGGAAAACGCTGGAGGCGGTGTGCCGCAACGCCGAGGAGGGTGCTGTCACGGAGGATGCGAAAAACCTCGTGGTGGTCGCGCTCGTCGAGGGTGCGCCGGACAGTCAGGATCTGCGCGGGCTCACCCTGCGGGCGCACGCGTTGTGTTGTGGCGGCGATGCGCACGCCCTTGGGAGGCACGTGCTTGCGCGGGCGCACGGACGTGCACCTTCGTCCGGGAGTCATAACGAGGAGGAATCATGAGCAGGAACACCATCATCTCTACGGACACCGCCCTCGTGGTAAAGCCGCGCGGGCTGGACAAGCTGTGGTCATTCAAGCGGAAAGTGGAAGTCCCGTGGGAGCACGTGCGCGGGGCGACGCACGACCCCGGCATGAAGCACGAACCGAAGGGCTGGCGCGGGCCCGGCTTGCGCGCCGGCAGCAAGCCGGCGGGCACGTTCCACCGGGGAGGCGAACACCAGTTGTGGAACGTGAGCGGTTTCGAAAACGCGGTGGTCATCGAGCTCGTCAACGAGCACTTCAGCCGGCTCATTGTCTCGTTGAGCAACCCCGCCATGTGGGCTGCGAAGATTAACGAGCGCCTCGCCGCCCACCGGTAGCGCCCTACAATCCGGGTCTACAATCCGGGTATGGCGAAAAGCGAAAAAGGGCTGGCGCGCGTCCCGGGGGTCCTCCTCGGCCACCGCAGCATGGGAGACACGGGCGTCACCGCCGTCGTCGCGAGCGACCCGGCCGGCATGCTCGCCGCCGTCGACGTTCGCGGCGGCGGGCCCGGGACGAGGGAGACGGACCTGCTCGCCCCGCATAACACGGTACAGCGCGTGCACGCCGTGCTGCTCGCCGGCGGATCGGCCTTCGGGTTGGCCGCTGCCGACGGCGCGATGCGCGAGCTCGAGCGCCTCGGGCGGGGGTTTCCCGTCTTCGGCGAGGACGCCCCGGGCCCGAGGGTGCCCATCGTCCCCGCGGCCGTCATTTTCGATCTTGTCGTCGGCTCGCCCGCGCACCGCCCCGGCGTCGAGGACGGGGCGGCCGCCGTGGCGGCGGCGTTTGCGGCGGAGGAGCACCACCACGAATCCGGAAACGTGGGAGCGGGTTGCGGGGCGACCGCGGGCGTGTTGCGCGGCGGCTACGGCGAGGCGGCGCGCGAGGTCGACGGCCACGTCGTTGCCGCGGGCGTGGTGGCGAACCCCGTGGGCAACGTCGTCGACGAGGGCACGGGCCTGCTCTACGGCGATAGCACGCGCCCGGCTGTCGACCGCGCGGAGTTCGCCCGCCTGGAGTACCTCGCGCCGCAGCTCAACACCACCATCGGGGTGATCGCTACCGACGCTGCGCTGCCGCCGGCGCAGCTGCAACGCCTCGCCGTGTCCGGCCACGACGGGATCGCGCGCGCCGTCAAGCCGGCGCACGGGCCCCTCGACGGGGACACGCTGTTCGCCGTATCGACGGCCGGTGAGGTGGGCGCTGGGGTGGGCGTCGAAAAGCTAGCTGCGCTGTGCCATGCGGCGGCTGAGGTCGTCGAGGAAGCGATCGTCGACGCGGTCGTGAGCGCCCAGTCGGGCTACGGGCTGACGACGTGGAGTGAGCTCGCCCACTAAACTGCACGATGTGTCTTACTACCAAACTCCAGCGCACTACAGCGGCCTGCAGCCCGTGTCCGCGGGACAGATGAACAAGACGCCCGCCCAGAAGCGGGCGACGGGCGTGCGCTACGCCCTCGGTTTCCTCGCGGTGATCTGGGCGGTGTTCCTCGTCAACACCATCTTCTTCGGGAGAAAGCTCAACTACTTCGGCATTCATCCGCTGGACCCGTCGGGGTTGACCGGCATCTTCTTCGCCCCGCTGCTGCACGCCGATCTCAGCCACATCATGTCCAACAGCGTGCCCGGCGCGATCTTCTGCTTCCTCATCGGCTATTCGGGTTCGAGGGTGTTCTGGGAGGTCACGGGGTTTACGTGGATCATCGCCGGCGTGGGCACGTGGATCTTCGGCGGGGTGGGCACCAACCACATCGG encodes:
- a CDS encoding nicotinate phosphoribosyltransferase, yielding MTNPTSHSHASTAFLTDMYELTMLDAALQDGTAQRQCSFEVFSRKLPGERRYGVVAGTARILEALSRFRFTREQLEAADFLSDTAKDYLSNYSFSGHIDGYREGELYFPYSPIMTVRGTFAECVILETIILSILNSDSAVASAASRMVTAADGRPIMEMGSRRTNESAAVSAARAAYIAGFDTTSNMEAATRYGIPPAGTAAHAWMLLHVDEDGTPDEKAAFRAQVDSLGPGTTLLVDTFDITQGVANALEAAGTELGAVRIDSGDLGIVSRRVRSQLDQAGAYNTKIIVSSDLDEFAIAGLRGDPVDGFGVGTSVVTGSGSPTAGMVYKLVEVEGHPVAKRSSGKITYGGTKSALRAYRSSGVAVSELVCPFDSQITQRPGLEYRRMDIPLMRDGAVVEGLGGLDAAREHLAEARTTLPWEGLALSRDEPAIATHFVGFPEPED
- the clpS gene encoding ATP-dependent Clp protease adapter ClpS, whose product is MGSSTATPDLDEQIEVDVAVAENLPWMCIVWDDPVNLMSYVAYVFQTVLGYDRKRANELMMQVHTEGKAVVSSGEKDKVEGDVKKLHTAGLWATMQQAG
- a CDS encoding DUF2017 domain-containing protein, which produces MQPWRRKKGLMRSNAKFSTRFDPLEREVIGNLTATVSEALIGRAQSAPKDELAEMVGLTSGHSEAPADPKLRRLLPDFQREGDEEFDGDAGLLRSLHENDIIKAKLMNLQVVNEALGPTGGVDVTIEEDDAHCFLAAINDMRLYVSEDDEGGEAAQQDREQLIEWLAFCQESLLEAMMG
- a CDS encoding TetR/AcrR family transcriptional regulator, yielding MYTIFGSKHGLLRKTLEAVCRNAEEGAVTEDAKNLVVVALVEGAPDSQDLRGLTLRAHALCCGGDAHALGRHVLARAHGRAPSSGSHNEEES
- a CDS encoding P1 family peptidase translates to MAKSEKGLARVPGVLLGHRSMGDTGVTAVVASDPAGMLAAVDVRGGGPGTRETDLLAPHNTVQRVHAVLLAGGSAFGLAAADGAMRELERLGRGFPVFGEDAPGPRVPIVPAAVIFDLVVGSPAHRPGVEDGAAAVAAAFAAEEHHHESGNVGAGCGATAGVLRGGYGEAAREVDGHVVAAGVVANPVGNVVDEGTGLLYGDSTRPAVDRAEFARLEYLAPQLNTTIGVIATDAALPPAQLQRLAVSGHDGIARAVKPAHGPLDGDTLFAVSTAGEVGAGVGVEKLAALCHAAAEVVEEAIVDAVVSAQSGYGLTTWSELAH
- a CDS encoding rhomboid family intramembrane serine protease encodes the protein MNKTPAQKRATGVRYALGFLAVIWAVFLVNTIFFGRKLNYFGIHPLDPSGLTGIFFAPLLHADLSHIMSNSVPGAIFCFLIGYSGSRVFWEVTGFTWIIAGVGTWIFGGVGTNHIGASSLVYGWLTYLIIRGIFNRSMKQILLGVILGFFYSGLIWGVLPINPGVSWQGHLFGAIGGLVAGMVITSDDPPELAARREQRKLQGRRP